The Myotis daubentonii chromosome 9, mMyoDau2.1, whole genome shotgun sequence genome has a segment encoding these proteins:
- the LOC132241684 gene encoding olfactory receptor 5G3-like produces the protein MDKNQTGVTEFYFVGLTGHFPDKMILFLVFLFVYLVTLGANLGMVALIWTDSRLHTPMYFFLSHLSLVDIGSSSSIAPKLLWDIFLERKVISFMGCAVQMWFFGQFAVTECFLLAAMAYDRYIAICNPLLYPVIMSQRVCVQLVAGPYAMGILNAIIQETFTFCLPFCGPNVVNHFFCDILPVLSLACADTQNNRLLLFIMAGAIVLFSGMIITISYVCILVAILKIQTADGRQKAFSTCSSHLAAICILYGTLFYIYVLPDSGSSLDINKVISLFYTVVIPMLNPLIYSVRNKEVKSAFRSKFERKMQ, from the coding sequence ATGGATAAGAATCAAACAGGAGtgactgaattttattttgtggGCTTGACAGGCCATTTTCCAGACAAGATGATTCTCTTCTTGGTATTTCTCTTTGTTTATCTTGTCACATTGGGAGCGAACTTGGGGATGGTTGCCCTTATATGGACAGATTCCCGActccacacacccatgtactttTTTCTCAGCCACTTGTCCCTTGTGGATATTGGCTCCTCTTCTTCCATTGCTCCGAAGTTGTTGTGGGACATCTTTCTGGAGAGAAAAGTCATCTCCTTCATGGGTTGTGCTGTACAGATGTGgttttttggtcaatttgcagTGACTGAGTGTTTCCTCCTGGCCGCCATGGCATATGATCGGTACATAGCCATCTGCAACCCTTTGTTGTACCCGGTCATCATGTCCCAGCGAGTTTGTGTGCAGCTGGTGGCAGGACCTTATGCCATGGGCATTCTAAATGCCATTATTCAAGAGACCTTCACTTTTTGCTTACCTTTCTGTGGTCCTAATGTGGTCAACCACTTTTTCTGTGACATTCTCCCTGTTCTCTCCCTGGCATGTGCTGACACTCAGAACAATAGGTTGCTTCTTTTCATCATGGCTGGAGCTATTGTGTTGTTCAGTGGCATGATCATCACCATCTCCTATGTGTGCATCCTGGTGGCCATCCTGAAGATCCAGACTGCTGACGGGAGGCAGAAAGCTTTCTCCACGTGTTCTTCTCACCTGGCAGCCATCTGCATCCTGTATGGGACTCTTTTCTATATCTATGTTCTTCCTGACTCTGGCTCCTCCCTAGATATCAATAAAGTGATTTCTCTGTTTTATACTGTGGTCATCCCCATGCTGAACCCCCTCATCTATAGTGTGAGGAACAAGGAGGTAAAAAGTGCATTCAGGAGCAAGTTTGAAAGAAAAATGCAGTAG